The Pseudomonas kermanshahensis genome includes a window with the following:
- the putP gene encoding sodium/proline symporter PutP, protein MGNPLTITFVVYIAAMVLIGFAAYRATNNLSDYILGGRSLGSVVTALSAGASDMSGWLLMGLPGAIYFSGLSEAWIAIGLTVGAYLNWLFVAGRLRVQTEHNGDALTLPDYFSSRFEDQSGLLRIISAIVILVFFTIYCASGIVAGARLFESTFGMSYETALWAGAAATIAYTFVGGFLAVSWTDTVQASLMIFALILTPVIVLISTGGFDTTFLAIEAQNPANFDMFKGATFIGIISLMGWGLGYFGQPHILARFMAADSVKSIAKARRISMTWMILCLAGTCAVGFFGIAYFSANPDLAGPVTENHERVFIELAKILFNPWIAGVLLSAILAAVMSTLSCQLLVCSSALTEDFYKAFLRKGASQRELVWVGRLMVLAVALIAIAMAANPENRVLGLVAYAWAGFGAAFGPVVLISVLWKGMTRNGALAGIVVGALTVILWKQFDTLGLYEIIPGFLFASIAIVVVSKLGSPSTAMVQRFETADAAYHADK, encoded by the coding sequence ATGGGCAATCCACTAACGATCACCTTTGTGGTCTATATCGCGGCAATGGTACTGATCGGCTTCGCCGCGTATCGCGCCACCAATAACCTTTCCGACTACATCCTGGGCGGTCGAAGCCTGGGCAGCGTGGTCACTGCGCTCTCTGCCGGTGCTTCCGACATGAGCGGCTGGCTGCTGATGGGCCTGCCGGGCGCCATCTACTTCTCCGGCCTGTCCGAAGCCTGGATCGCCATCGGCCTGACCGTCGGCGCCTACCTGAACTGGCTGTTCGTTGCGGGTCGCCTGCGGGTGCAGACCGAGCACAACGGCGATGCCTTGACGCTGCCGGACTACTTCTCCAGCCGCTTCGAAGACCAGAGCGGCCTGCTGCGGATCATCTCGGCCATCGTCATCCTGGTGTTCTTCACCATCTATTGCGCGTCTGGCATCGTCGCCGGTGCGCGTCTGTTCGAAAGCACCTTCGGCATGTCGTACGAGACGGCGCTGTGGGCTGGCGCTGCCGCCACCATCGCCTACACCTTCGTCGGTGGCTTCCTGGCGGTGAGCTGGACCGACACCGTGCAGGCTTCGCTGATGATTTTCGCGCTGATCCTCACCCCGGTGATCGTGCTGATCTCGACCGGTGGCTTCGACACCACCTTCCTGGCCATCGAAGCGCAGAACCCGGCCAACTTCGACATGTTCAAGGGTGCAACTTTCATCGGCATCATCTCGCTGATGGGTTGGGGTCTGGGCTACTTCGGCCAGCCGCACATCCTGGCGCGCTTCATGGCCGCTGACTCGGTCAAGTCGATCGCCAAGGCCCGTCGCATTTCCATGACGTGGATGATCCTGTGCCTGGCCGGTACCTGTGCCGTGGGCTTCTTCGGCATCGCCTACTTCTCGGCCAACCCTGATCTTGCGGGCCCGGTTACCGAGAACCACGAGCGTGTGTTCATCGAGCTGGCGAAGATCCTGTTCAACCCATGGATTGCGGGCGTGTTGCTGTCGGCCATCCTGGCGGCGGTGATGAGCACCCTGAGCTGCCAGCTGCTGGTGTGCTCCAGTGCCCTGACCGAAGACTTCTACAAAGCCTTCCTGCGCAAGGGTGCTTCGCAGCGTGAACTGGTGTGGGTCGGCCGCCTGATGGTGTTGGCGGTTGCCCTGATTGCCATCGCCATGGCAGCCAACCCGGAAAACCGCGTGCTGGGCCTGGTGGCCTACGCCTGGGCGGGCTTCGGTGCGGCCTTTGGTCCGGTGGTGCTGATCTCGGTACTGTGGAAAGGCATGACCCGTAACGGCGCCCTTGCCGGTATCGTGGTGGGTGCGTTGACCGTGATCCTGTGGAAGCAGTTCGACACCCTTGGGCTGTACGAAATCATCCCAGGC
- the putA gene encoding trifunctional transcriptional regulator/proline dehydrogenase/L-glutamate gamma-semialdehyde dehydrogenase, with amino-acid sequence MATTTLGVKLDDPTRERLKAAAQSIDRTPHWLIKQAIFNYLEKLEGGATLTELNGHASNLVDDAGEVQPDHAHQCFLEFAESILPQSVLRSAITAAYRRPEQEVIPMLLEQARLSAPLAEATNKLAAGIAEKLRNQKSAGGRAGIVQGLLQEFSLSSQEGVALMCLAEALLRIPDKGTRDALIRDKISTGNWQPHLGNSPSLFVNAATWGLLLTGKLVSTHNESGLTSSLTRIIGKSGEPMIRKGVDMAMRLMGEQFVTGETIAEALANASRFEAKGFRYSYDMLGEAALTEHDAQKYLASYEQAIHSIGKASHGRGIYEGPGISIKLSALHPRYSRAQYERVMEELYPRLLSLTLLAKQYDIGLNIDAEEADRLELSLDLLERLCFEPSLAGWNGIGFVIQAYQKRCPYVIDYVIDLAKRSRHRLMIRLVKGAYWDSEIKRAQVEGLEGYPVYTRKVYTDVSYVACARKLLAVPEAIYPQFATHNAHTLSAIYHIAGQNYYPGQYEFQCLHGMGEPLYEQVVGKISEGKLNRPCRVYAPVGTHETLLAYLVRRLLENGANTSFVNRIADHSISIQELVADPVASIERMATQEGGIGLPHPRIPLPRDLYGTERANSAGIDMANEHRLASLSCAMLATAHNDWKATPLLACAASESAAVPVLNPADHRDVVGHVQEATVADVDNAIQCALNAAPIWQATPPAERAAILERTADLMEAEIQPLMGLLIREAGKTFANAIAEVREAVDFLRYYAVQARNDFSNDAHRPLGPVVCISPWNFPLAIFSGQVAAALAAGNPVLAKPAEQTPLIAAQAVRLLLEAGIPEGVLQLLPGRGETVGAGLVGDERVKGVMFTGSTEVARLLQRNVAGRLDNQGRPIPLIAETGGQNAMIVDSSALTEQVVIDVVSSAFDSAGQRCSALRVLCLQEDSADRVIEMLKGAMAESRLGNPDRLAVDIGPVIDAEAKAGIEKHIQGMREKGRSVYQVAIADAAEVKRGTFVMPTLIELDSFDELKREIFGPVLHVVRYNRRNLDQLIEQINNSGYGLTLGVHTRIDETIAKVVENANAGNMYVNRNIVGAVVGVQPFGGEGLSGTGPKAGGPLYLYRLLSTRPADAIGRHFQQQDGEGKPDRTLHEQLIKPLHSLKAWAESNQQADLAALCTQFAGQSQSGIARLLPGPTGERNSYTILPREHVLCLADNEADLLAQFAAVLAVGSSAVWADSEPGKALRARLPKELQAKVKLVADWNKDEVAFDAVIHHGDSDQLRSVCQQVAKRAGAIVGVHGLSSGDHQIALERLVIERAVSVNTAAAGGNASLMTIG; translated from the coding sequence ATGGCGACGACCACCCTTGGGGTCAAACTCGATGACCCTACCCGTGAGCGACTCAAAGCAGCTGCGCAGTCCATCGACCGCACGCCGCATTGGTTGATCAAGCAAGCGATCTTCAATTACCTGGAGAAGCTCGAGGGTGGTGCCACCCTGACCGAACTCAACGGTCATGCCAGCAACCTGGTCGACGATGCTGGCGAAGTTCAGCCGGACCATGCTCACCAATGCTTCCTCGAATTCGCCGAGAGCATCCTGCCGCAGTCGGTACTGCGCTCGGCCATCACCGCCGCTTACCGCCGCCCCGAGCAGGAAGTCATTCCGATGCTGCTGGAGCAAGCTCGCCTGAGCGCACCACTGGCAGAGGCCACCAACAAACTGGCGGCCGGCATCGCCGAAAAACTGCGCAACCAGAAGAGCGCTGGCGGCCGCGCTGGCATCGTCCAGGGCCTGCTGCAAGAGTTCTCGCTGTCGTCCCAGGAAGGCGTGGCGCTGATGTGCCTGGCAGAAGCCTTGCTGCGCATCCCAGACAAGGGCACCCGCGATGCGCTGATCCGCGACAAGATCAGCACCGGCAATTGGCAGCCGCACCTGGGCAACAGCCCATCGCTGTTCGTCAACGCCGCCACCTGGGGCCTGCTGCTGACCGGCAAGCTGGTGTCCACCCATAACGAATCCGGCCTCACCTCGTCGCTCACCCGTATCATCGGCAAAAGCGGCGAGCCGATGATCCGCAAGGGCGTCGACATGGCCATGCGCCTGATGGGCGAGCAGTTCGTCACCGGTGAAACCATCGCCGAAGCCCTGGCCAACGCCAGCCGTTTCGAGGCCAAGGGCTTCCGTTATTCCTACGACATGCTCGGTGAAGCCGCACTGACCGAGCACGACGCACAGAAGTACCTGGCATCCTACGAGCAAGCGATCCACTCGATCGGCAAAGCCTCGCATGGCCGCGGCATCTATGAAGGCCCGGGCATCTCGATCAAGCTGTCGGCCCTGCACCCGCGCTACAGCCGCGCCCAGTATGAGCGCGTGATGGAAGAGCTGTACCCGCGCCTGCTGTCGCTGACCCTGCTGGCCAAGCAATACGATATCGGCCTGAACATCGACGCCGAAGAAGCCGACCGCCTGGAGCTGTCGCTCGACCTGCTCGAGCGCTTGTGCTTCGAACCCTCGCTGGCAGGCTGGAACGGTATTGGCTTCGTCATCCAGGCCTACCAGAAGCGCTGCCCGTATGTGATCGACTATGTCATCGACCTGGCCAAGCGCAGCCGCCACCGCCTGATGATCCGCCTGGTGAAAGGCGCCTACTGGGACAGCGAAATCAAGCGCGCCCAGGTCGAAGGCCTGGAAGGCTACCCGGTCTACACCCGCAAGGTGTACACCGATGTGTCCTACGTCGCCTGCGCACGCAAACTGCTGGCCGTGCCCGAAGCCATCTACCCGCAGTTCGCCACCCACAACGCCCACACCCTGTCGGCCATCTACCACATCGCCGGCCAGAACTACTACCCCGGCCAGTACGAATTCCAGTGCCTGCACGGCATGGGTGAGCCGCTGTACGAGCAAGTGGTCGGCAAGATTTCCGAAGGCAAGCTGAACCGTCCGTGCCGCGTCTATGCCCCGGTCGGCACCCACGAAACCCTGCTTGCGTACCTGGTTCGTCGCCTGTTGGAAAACGGCGCCAACACCTCGTTCGTCAACCGCATCGCCGATCACTCGATCTCCATCCAGGAACTGGTTGCCGACCCGGTCGCCAGCATCGAGCGCATGGCCACCCAGGAAGGCGGCATCGGCCTGCCACACCCGCGCATCCCGTTGCCGCGTGACCTGTACGGCACTGAGCGGGCCAACTCGGCCGGTATCGACATGGCCAACGAACACCGCTTGGCGTCGCTGTCCTGCGCCATGCTGGCCACTGCCCACAACGACTGGAAAGCCACCCCGCTGCTGGCCTGCGCCGCCAGCGAATCGGCTGCTGTGCCGGTGCTGAACCCAGCGGACCACCGCGATGTAGTCGGCCACGTCCAGGAAGCCACGGTTGCCGACGTCGACAACGCCATCCAGTGCGCCCTCAACGCCGCACCGATCTGGCAGGCCACCCCACCCGCCGAGCGCGCTGCGATCCTTGAGCGCACCGCCGACCTGATGGAAGCCGAGATCCAGCCGCTGATGGGCCTGCTCATCCGCGAGGCCGGTAAAACCTTCGCCAACGCCATCGCCGAAGTGCGCGAGGCCGTGGACTTCCTGCGCTACTACGCGGTGCAGGCTCGCAACGACTTCAGCAACGACGCCCACCGCCCATTGGGCCCAGTGGTGTGCATCAGCCCGTGGAACTTCCCGCTGGCAATCTTCAGCGGCCAGGTCGCCGCTGCACTCGCCGCGGGCAACCCGGTACTGGCCAAGCCCGCCGAGCAAACCCCGCTGATTGCCGCCCAGGCCGTGCGCCTGCTGCTGGAAGCCGGCATTCCGGAAGGCGTCCTGCAACTGCTGCCAGGCCGCGGCGAGACGGTCGGTGCCGGCCTGGTCGGTGACGAGCGCGTCAAAGGCGTGATGTTCACCGGTTCCACCGAAGTGGCCCGCCTGCTGCAACGTAACGTCGCCGGCCGCCTGGACAACCAGGGCCGCCCGATCCCACTGATCGCCGAAACCGGCGGCCAGAACGCGATGATCGTCGACTCCTCGGCCCTGACCGAGCAGGTGGTGATCGACGTGGTGTCCTCGGCCTTCGACAGCGCCGGCCAGCGCTGCTCGGCACTGCGCGTGCTGTGCCTGCAGGAAGACTCCGCCGACCGTGTGATCGAGATGCTCAAGGGTGCCATGGCCGAAAGCCGCCTGGGCAACCCGGACCGCCTGGCCGTGGACATCGGCCCAGTCATCGACGCCGAAGCCAAGGCCGGCATCGAGAAGCACATCCAGGGCATGCGTGAAAAAGGCCGTTCGGTCTACCAGGTTGCCATCGCCGATGCGGCCGAGGTCAAACGCGGCACCTTCGTCATGCCAACCCTGATCGAGCTGGACAGCTTCGACGAACTCAAGCGCGAGATCTTCGGCCCAGTGCTGCACGTGGTGCGCTACAACCGCCGCAACCTCGACCAACTGATCGAGCAGATCAACAACTCCGGTTACGGCCTGACCCTCGGCGTGCACACCCGCATCGACGAGACCATCGCCAAAGTGGTGGAGAACGCCAACGCCGGTAACATGTACGTCAACCGCAACATCGTTGGCGCAGTGGTCGGCGTGCAACCGTTCGGCGGTGAAGGCCTGTCCGGTACTGGCCCGAAAGCCGGCGGCCCGCTGTACCTGTACCGCCTGCTGTCGACCCGCCCGGCCGACGCCATTGGCCGTCACTTCCAGCAGCAGGATGGCGAAGGCAAGCCTGACCGCACCCTGCACGAGCAGCTGATCAAGCCGCTGCACAGCCTCAAGGCCTGGGCCGAGAGCAACCAGCAGGCCGACCTGGCTGCGCTGTGCACCCAGTTTGCCGGCCAGTCGCAGAGCGGCATCGCCCGCCTGCTGCCAGGCCCGACCGGCGAGCGCAACAGCTACACCATCCTGCCGCGCGAGCACGTGCTGTGCCTGGCGGACAACGAAGCCGACCTGCTGGCGCAGTTTGCTGCCGTCCTGGCGGTTGGCAGCTCGGCGGTATGGGCTGACAGCGAACCGGGCAAAGCCCTGCGCGCCCGCCTGCCGAAAGAGCTGCAGGCCAAGGTCAAGCTGGTAGCGGATTGGAACAAGGATGAAGTGGCGTTCGACGCCGTGATCCACCATGGCGATTCGGACCAGTTGCGTAGCGTGTGCCAGCAAGTGGCCAAGCGTGCCGGGGCGATCGTCGGTGTGCACGGGCTGTCCAGCGGCGACCACCAGATTGCGCTGGAGCGCTTGGTGATCGAGCGGGCGGTGAGTGTGAATACTGCTGCTGCGGGGGGTAATGCGAGCCTGATGACCATTGGTTGA
- a CDS encoding acyl-CoA dehydrogenase: protein MPETLLSPRNLAFELYEVLDAEALTQRPRFAEHSRETFDAALTTARTIAEKYFAPHNRKADENEPRYVDGRAELIPEVKPAVDAFLEAGFLNANRDFEVGGMQLPSLVSQACFAHFQAANAGTTAYPFLTMGAANLIESFGTDEQKRLFLQPMIDGRYFGTMALTEPHAGSSLADIRTRAEPAGDGSYRLKGNKIFISGGDHELSENIVHMVLAKLPDAPPGVKGISLFIVPKYRVNPDGSRGERNDVLLAGLFHKMGWRGTTSTALNFGDNGQCIGYLVGQPHQGLACMFQMMNEARIGVGMGAVMLGYAGYLYSLDYARQRPQGRLPDNKDPHSPAVPIIGHTDVKRMLLTQKAYVEGAFDLGLYAARLFDDTQTADDESARQHAQALLDLLTPIVKSWPSAFCLKANELAIQVLGGHGYTREYPVEQYYRDNRLNPIHEGTEGIQSLDLLGRKLAQNGGAGLKQLIRLIASTAERASHHPGLDTLRQPLEQLVNRLQAVTLALLGDMAQGNVSTALANSALYLKAFGHCVVGWRWLEQAIHAELGLLKGNADDRDFYLGKLQAARYFLTWEVPGCHNELALLEVRDDTCITMQDGWF, encoded by the coding sequence ATGCCCGAGACCCTGCTCAGCCCTCGCAACCTCGCCTTCGAGCTCTACGAAGTCCTCGACGCCGAAGCCCTCACCCAGCGCCCGCGCTTCGCCGAGCACAGCCGCGAAACCTTCGACGCGGCGCTGACCACCGCCCGTACCATTGCCGAGAAGTACTTTGCGCCGCACAACCGCAAGGCCGATGAAAACGAGCCGCGCTACGTGGACGGCCGGGCCGAGCTGATCCCCGAGGTGAAACCAGCCGTGGATGCCTTCCTTGAGGCGGGCTTCCTCAACGCCAACCGCGACTTCGAGGTCGGCGGCATGCAGTTGCCCAGCCTGGTCTCGCAGGCCTGCTTTGCGCACTTCCAGGCCGCCAACGCTGGCACCACGGCCTACCCGTTCCTGACCATGGGCGCGGCCAACCTGATCGAAAGCTTCGGTACCGACGAACAAAAGCGCCTGTTCCTGCAGCCGATGATCGACGGCCGCTACTTCGGCACCATGGCGTTGACCGAGCCACATGCGGGCTCGTCCCTGGCCGATATCCGCACCCGCGCAGAACCCGCCGGCGATGGCAGCTACAGGCTCAAGGGCAACAAGATCTTCATCTCTGGCGGCGACCACGAGCTGTCGGAAAACATCGTACACATGGTGCTGGCCAAGCTGCCGGATGCGCCTCCCGGGGTGAAGGGCATCTCGCTGTTCATCGTGCCCAAGTACCGAGTGAACCCGGATGGCAGCCGTGGCGAGCGTAACGATGTGCTGCTGGCTGGCCTGTTCCACAAGATGGGTTGGCGCGGCACCACCTCGACGGCGTTGAACTTCGGCGACAACGGCCAGTGCATCGGCTACCTGGTAGGCCAGCCGCACCAGGGCCTGGCCTGCATGTTCCAGATGATGAACGAGGCGCGCATCGGCGTTGGCATGGGCGCGGTGATGCTCGGTTATGCCGGCTACCTGTACTCGCTGGACTACGCGCGCCAGCGGCCACAAGGGCGGTTGCCGGACAACAAGGACCCGCACAGCCCTGCCGTGCCAATCATCGGGCATACCGACGTCAAGCGCATGCTGCTGACGCAGAAGGCTTACGTTGAAGGCGCCTTCGACCTTGGCCTGTACGCCGCACGCCTGTTCGACGACACCCAGACAGCCGACGACGAGAGCGCCCGGCAACACGCCCAGGCACTGCTCGACCTGTTGACCCCGATCGTCAAATCCTGGCCATCGGCCTTCTGCCTCAAAGCCAACGAGTTAGCGATCCAAGTCCTCGGCGGCCATGGCTACACCCGCGAATACCCCGTTGAGCAGTATTACCGCGACAACCGCCTGAACCCGATTCACGAGGGTACTGAAGGCATCCAGTCGCTCGACCTGCTCGGCCGCAAGCTTGCGCAAAACGGCGGCGCCGGGCTCAAGCAACTGATCCGCCTGATCGCCAGCACAGCCGAGCGCGCCAGCCACCACCCTGGCCTCGACACCCTGCGCCAGCCGCTGGAGCAGTTGGTCAATCGCCTGCAAGCCGTCACCCTTGCCCTGCTGGGTGACATGGCCCAGGGCAACGTCAGCACCGCCCTGGCCAACTCGGCCCTGTACCTCAAGGCCTTCGGCCACTGCGTGGTCGGCTGGCGCTGGCTGGAACAGGCGATCCACGCCGAACTCGGCCTGCTCAAAGGCAACGCCGACGACCGTGACTTCTACCTCGGCAAGCTCCAGGCCGCGCGCTACTTCCTGACCTGGGAAGTGCCGGGCTGCCACAATGAGCTGGCATTGCTCGAGGTACGCGACGACACCTGTATCACCATGCAAGACGGGTGGTTCTAG